The Aedes albopictus strain Foshan chromosome 2, AalbF5, whole genome shotgun sequence region aagtctgtgccagggaaaggtttacatctctagtacttaatcacggcccgaaatggccctgaatgttggcaatcgaaataggattgcgggcctctattctgccagagccctataaatatgcattaatactagggaaatatttacaagttaaaatagcacatttaacacaaaaattaaaattgtaatataaggtaccccggggcaagtgagaatccggggcaagtgagacctacagctatattttttttatttgttagttttaaggtaaacattcttcatagaaaacataggtaccacaccaacggatactttgaattcaaaaattgctattgttctcaccataaagagaccatatatgttattgttgttcatatgttattttcaattcactaagtgagattaacgtactcaaCTACATTCATCGTTTTaatatagaataacaaataaagtaaaactttttcggtttcaggataatatttggagtgcttgcaaattattttaggcGAAAAAACTGTAACTTATTCTCATTTATcaccttttgttaactgctctcacttgccccagtgcatttcaacttctggggcaagtgagacctatgagagtaaataaaacaatttcatagtttgatctcgctttcttcagcctaagtaggaatttacacaaaagtgaagtaaaaatcggcgccttaagtaatcaatcgttgaattatacttatcTACttatattctgatgatgaagacattgtttaaaatggtaaaggttTTGGTAgaacatatatttttgaaatcatctattttcatattttcgttcaagcaaattcaattttttttttttcgtttttcgctgcataatgagtttttctgaatgttaaggaacctgccataaagtatgaaaaaattggaaaacgacttattcgtagttcacgatttaaaaatctttatttaatgatcgttaaATTATGTAagcgaaaacataacatctgtaaatcttgaaaaatcttttggcaagaCTCATTAACTACGTACTATGAAAAGTAAGTTttgaaatctttcggcatttaacttgtgtgcgctttttgtataaataaaatcaaattgttttgcacgagctgctagtgttaaattattttttttctcagtgattcgttattatatgtgttacgtaatttatgcacgataccacaaaacttttccaacataaatcgccaaacatagttattcgcataagatatttGTAAtatatgctaccttacatatatgcagcaactatattaagccatttgtacaaaaaaatccgaataggtcccacttgccccgtgatacggtgtaaatgaagatctgctccatttttcattatatgcataatatacagaaatttaaaattttgaaatagttttaatgcccgttaataagaagaaatataccaacaatgtcttttacaaccattggaattataaaattatttatgtttagaattttttggcttgacaaaaccaaactagcatttttttaggtcccacttgccccggggtaccttactttcGTCACGCATGAACCACTATGCACGTTCCGCATCTAATAATGCACACCgaacaaaaaatcttcaaaaactattcGCTCATTTCTTACTTTTCATTCCTCACATTACACAACAAATTCGTTACATTCTCCCCAAAGAGCACTTGAATGTCAAAATTACGTGTCACGTGAAGTAAAAAGGCTGGGAATAGGGTCTGTAAACAAGCTTTGGTTGCGGAACTTACGAGAGCTTCTCACAAACGTTGAATCTTCCGATTCCTTTTTACAATCAGAAAGCGTAGACGTTATAAGAAGCAATCGAAAAGGTTTGGAAATAATTCTTTATTTTTCGTGGACACCCCCTGTACGATGATGTCCGATCAGACGGGAGACACTGTGTCCCATATGTCGATCAGGTTCCCTAAAGGGAGACATAATAGACTAATACTCATAACGCAGCTGGGAGGCATGGCAGGTTGGCTGACCGGCCGAGGCGAGCCTAGGAGGGGCGAAACGGAACCATGTAACAGTAATAATAATGCGCAATAAAATTACTGAAGTAAATAAGGGAAACATAATCATAAAGTGTGTAGTTTAGGAGCGGCTGTTCTGGATTCTGTCCACACGCTGTCTGCGGTAGTAAGCTGTTGTACCTAAGGGATCTCTGGTGTATGCAACGGTTCTCTCCAACTAAAAGCCTTGCTGATCGGTTGGAAGTTGTTTTACCATGTCTCAGCCTTTGCAAAAAAGGGGGTCAATCATTTGCAAATGGAGCTTGTCAGCCCAATTGTTTATTCGTTACAGGATAGAGTTGCCATGTTTCATCGTCGTTGTTTGAATATTTTGTTGTCTTTCTCAGCCTTTTTAGATTTTCTGACACTAATCGACTCTGCAACAACTATTACTATTGACAACGCCATTCCAACTGAAAGTATAATGAAAAATTAAATCAACGAAGAAATAGTTGAAACCAGGCCATTAGTTATTACCGCCCAGAACAGTGAAAGCAGTGGATACTCCGAAGAACTCCACTGGGTTAACTCTTCCTCCTGATTGACATATTGGCTTCTCAATTTTGTAAATCTTTAGAGTCCTTTTAATCAGTCCGACTTCCTGAATACGCATCATTCTGAAATTAAGAGTCACTTAAATAGCTAAAACACTTACTAGATATCAAGTTCCAGTAAGTCCTACGTAATTCGAAACATCTCAGTGTACATGCTTCGCTTTGGCAGCACAAAGCTCATTAATCTCAAGTCGTTGAACAACCCATTTGCCTGTCGAAGAAACAACGAATACATTTGAACATCTCATTTGTCGTCTTTGAAGCATTGGCAACATACCGTACGAAGCTCGCAAATATCATTGGCGTCGAATTCGTAGGCAATTTCCTGAAAGGCTTCGGTCATTTCACAATGGAACGCATATCCGCCACGTTTCAGAAAAGGAACGGCTGTGACAATATCCGAGTACACCGCAAGCATATCCTTTCCCTCGCGTGAAGGTTTTACCTGTTGTGAATTGAAAATACTAATAGATCTAGCACAGGGGGTTTCAAACTCTGAGGTGCGCGGAGCACAACTGAAGTAGTCAGCACAAACGAGTATCCAACAAATGAAGTTTGTTGAAACTGGAACTTCAAATTCTGTACGAAGAATAAAACTATGGACTGAGAAAGTTTACCTTTTTATCATACAGTTCTCGTATGATTGGCACTTTTGTTTCCTGAGAATAAAATTTATATTAATTTCGTTAATAGTTAGTTATGTTGTCTATTTTGCTTACTCTGAATAAAATTTTATGATATCCGATGTCCCGAAATGACACAACCAAGGGACTGTCGATAATCTCCCTAACTGTTTCCGGTCCCATTCCGGGAGAACTGAGCAGCCCTCCCACCACTACTGACGTGTAGTAGTTGTAGACGACCAACACCAGCATGAGCAAAGAAGAGAGAACTATTTTTACGGAGAATATTCTCGAAATTTTACCCGGAATACCCTGTTGTGAAATGGTCCCAATGACGACCACAATGTATGCCGCCCACGAGAGATTCAGCTCATTTTCAAatgttttgaaaatcaaaaatcccGAAAGTTTCAAAATGACTACAATCAGCAGTACCATTAACGACGTCGCAATCCAAACGGAACTGTCGAAcggtttgaagaaatctccaccGCCAGCGGCGTTCGATAGTTCCGGTGTTATACGATAGATAAATCCTGCCCTGGAAAATCATGGATATATGTGATTGCTGTGGTTGCTCAAGTTCCATTGGGCACTCTTACCTAAACTCCCAACTCTGATGAATGATATCGAACTCAGCATGTCGGTTAATTCTTTGAAATATACCAGTTGCCGCAACGTCCGCCTCGTtacgtccaagaattcctaacATACCTAGTCGATATCCTGTTTTGAGACGACCAGCCCAACCTCGTGCCACGCGATATTTGATACTGAAATCGGGTACCATGCGTGATTGAACAATGAAATTgaagaacattttttgaaaaaatacctgaagtTATGATAATGCCGCAGAAAATCCAACAACGCGTAATGATACTTTACGAAAACTACAATCCCTGGTTCACTTCCAGGAATAGATAGGATGCTATCTACATCAGCACCCGTAACATTATCTCGATCAATCTATAAAAATGCATAAATTTAATGTTTTCATATTCAGTTTTATCAGTTTCTTTTCCAAAACTTACTACAGTCGTACCTCGTAATTGTAGCCCTCCAAAATTACCTCTCGTGTAGTATCGATTATAATTCGGAACAAATACTAATCCATCTATTGCATTCCATTGACCATATGTGGTATGATACACATCTTTACACAAATGTTTCCCGATGGTGTACACATCCTGTAGTTCGTACGACGTTTCATTTTCGAAAGTGATTTGTTTCACACTAGTCACGTCAGAATTTATTTGTATGCCTTctaatttcgaaagaatttctcttcCATCACCAGAGGAACCATCGTCGTCAAGAAATAACCAACTGTAGGTAGTATTGAAGAATCGTTGCTCTGAAAACTAAGCTCGAGAAGATGTGAAC contains the following coding sequences:
- the LOC109410571 gene encoding ionotropic receptor 75a; its protein translation is MWPHPLFLGIFLCPHIDAFNTDFIVDFLKVKQSKSAVFFHCGDDVESYRMYRVMMEMNLSLRFINIGKSTHLEVLEVLPQRNYARTTCIFDCSCGGSLELLKKFSEQRFFNTTYSWLFLDDDGSSGDGREILSKLEGIQINSDVTSVKQITFENETSYELQDVYTIGKHLCKDVYHTTYGQWNAIDGLVFVPNYNRYYTRGNFGGLQLRGTTVIDRDNVTGADVDSILSIPGSEPGIVVFVKYHYALLDFLRHYHNFSIKYRVARGWAGRLKTGYRLGMLGILGRNEADVAATGIFQRINRHAEFDIIHQSWEFRAGFIYRITPELSNAAGGGDFFKPFDSSVWIATSLMVLLIVVILKLSGFLIFKTFENELNLSWAAYIVVVIGTISQQGIPGKISRIFSVKIVLSSLLMLVLVVYNYYTSVVVGGLLSSPGMGPETVREIIDSPLVVSFRDIGYHKILFRETKVPIIRELYDKKVKPSREGKDMLAVYSDIVTAVPFLKRGGYAFHCEMTEAFQEIAYEFDANDICELRTANGLFNDLRLMSFVLPKRSMYTEMFRITMMRIQEVGLIKRTLKIYKIEKPICQSGGRVNPVEFFGVSTAFTVLGVGMALSIVIVVAESISVRKSKKAEKDNKIFKQRR